One Polaribacter sp. SA4-12 genomic window carries:
- a CDS encoding ABC transporter permease: MLKILKYSFYDLLRSRWSYVYFVFYLVIGFSLLFLNNDTSKAVITLMNIIVVLTPLIGTIFGIMYYYNSREFTELLLAQPLKRSTIFLGQYIGVSLSLSLSLVLGLGIPFLAYGVTQSTAIFDFISLLFVGAFLTFIFVALAFNIALSNENKIKGFGYAILLWLFLAVIYDGLFLISLIVFQEYPLDQFSLFATMFNPIDLSRILILLKLDISALLGYTGAVFQQFFGTNLGMILSSSVLILWTVIPTLRIISKAKKKDF; encoded by the coding sequence ATGCTTAAAATATTAAAATATAGTTTTTACGATTTATTAAGAAGTAGATGGAGTTATGTATACTTTGTTTTCTATTTAGTTATTGGTTTTTCATTATTGTTTTTAAATAATGATACTTCTAAAGCAGTTATTACTTTGATGAATATTATTGTGGTGTTAACACCTTTAATTGGTACCATTTTTGGAATTATGTATTATTATAATTCACGAGAATTTACCGAACTTTTATTAGCACAACCTTTAAAAAGAAGTACTATTTTTTTAGGACAATATATCGGTGTTTCTTTATCACTTTCATTAAGTTTGGTTTTAGGATTAGGAATTCCTTTTTTAGCATATGGAGTTACACAATCTACTGCAATTTTTGACTTTATTTCCTTACTCTTTGTAGGTGCTTTTCTAACCTTTATTTTTGTCGCTTTAGCGTTTAACATCGCTTTATCAAACGAAAATAAAATTAAAGGATTTGGTTATGCTATTTTATTATGGTTGTTTTTAGCGGTTATCTATGATGGATTATTTTTAATTTCATTAATTGTTTTTCAAGAATATCCATTAGACCAATTTTCTTTATTTGCTACTATGTTTAACCCAATTGATTTATCTAGAATTTTAATTTTATTAAAATTAGATATCTCAGCTCTTTTAGGATATACAGGTGCTGTTTTTCAACAGTTTTTTGGTACAAACCTAGGTATGATATTGTCATCTTCTGTTTTGATTTTATGGACTGTTATACCAACTTTGAGAATCATTTCTAAAGCAAAAAAGAAAGACTTTTAA
- a CDS encoding ABC transporter ATP-binding protein: MIKIQNLHKKFGKLTVLDGLNLNINKGGIFAVLGPNGSGKTTLIKSILGMVIPEEGTINIGGEEILKKHEYRNNVNYLPQIANFPGNLSVSELIQMIKDIRTKKANDLELIELFDLQPFLKKKLSNLSGGTKQKVNLVLTFMFDSELIILDEPTTGLDPVSLIRLKEIIQSEKQKGKTILITSHIMSFVEEMSDEIVFLLDGKIHFKGKIETLKEQTNQTDLEHAIATILSKDYA; this comes from the coding sequence ATGATTAAAATACAAAATCTACATAAAAAATTTGGGAAACTAACTGTCTTAGATGGTTTAAATCTCAACATAAATAAAGGCGGTATTTTTGCTGTACTTGGTCCTAATGGCTCAGGAAAAACAACATTGATAAAAAGTATTTTAGGGATGGTAATCCCAGAAGAAGGAACTATAAATATTGGTGGAGAAGAGATTTTAAAAAAACATGAGTATCGTAATAATGTAAATTATTTACCTCAAATAGCAAACTTTCCTGGTAATCTTTCAGTGTCTGAATTAATTCAGATGATTAAAGATATCAGAACAAAAAAAGCGAATGATTTAGAATTAATAGAGCTTTTTGATTTGCAACCTTTTTTAAAGAAAAAATTAAGCAACTTATCTGGTGGAACAAAACAAAAAGTAAACCTAGTACTAACTTTTATGTTTGACAGTGAGTTGATTATTTTAGACGAACCTACAACAGGTTTAGATCCTGTTTCGTTAATACGATTAAAAGAAATTATTCAATCAGAAAAACAAAAAGGAAAAACGATTTTGATAACGTCTCACATTATGAGTTTTGTAGAAGAAATGTCTGATGAAATTGTATTTCTTTTAGATGGGAAAATCCATTTTAAAGGAAAGATTGAGACGCTAAAAGAACAAACAAATCAAACGGATTTAGAACACGCAATAGCCACTATTTTATCTAAAGATTATGCTTAA
- a CDS encoding nitrous oxide reductase family maturation protein NosD, translated as MRIGVLLLFLIYSFTGNAQTSRIDVCSSCKVKSIKDAIKLAKDGDTILVKKGIYKESKLFIDKSIHLIGEDYPVIDAENKTDSVIAIKADNFSLSGFKIKNIGMSYIKEVAGVFISYSKNFTIKDNIFDNVFYGIILQRVKYGLIKDNIISGNAKNESSSGNGVHVWKSKNMRIENNTVSGMRDGIYLEFVNNSYVSNNTSKNNIRYGLHFMFSHYNEYHHNEFRENGAGVAVMFSKHIKMYFNTFHYNWGTASYGLLLKEINDAEINDNIFEQNTIAINIDGCNRINYKNNHFIRNGWALKFTGGCYANIFEYNNFQSNAFDLSYNSRLNDNKFEANYWSEYSGYDLNKDGIGDVAHRPVKLFSYVVNKTPETLVLLRSLFVDIINFSEKVSPIFTPDNLLDQKPLMKAINSLD; from the coding sequence ATGAGAATAGGAGTATTATTACTTTTTCTAATTTACAGTTTTACAGGAAATGCACAAACTTCTAGAATAGATGTTTGCAGTTCTTGTAAAGTAAAATCCATTAAAGATGCAATTAAACTTGCAAAAGATGGAGATACAATTCTTGTAAAAAAAGGGATCTATAAAGAGTCTAAATTATTTATTGATAAAAGTATACATTTAATTGGTGAAGATTACCCAGTTATAGATGCCGAAAATAAAACAGATAGTGTAATAGCTATTAAAGCTGATAACTTTAGTTTATCTGGTTTTAAAATTAAGAATATAGGCATGAGCTATATCAAAGAAGTAGCTGGTGTTTTTATTTCATATTCTAAAAATTTTACCATAAAAGATAATATTTTTGATAATGTTTTTTACGGAATAATTCTTCAAAGAGTAAAATACGGACTCATAAAAGATAATATAATTAGTGGAAATGCAAAAAATGAATCAAGCTCTGGTAATGGTGTTCATGTTTGGAAAAGTAAGAATATGAGAATTGAAAATAATACTGTTTCTGGTATGAGAGATGGTATTTATTTAGAGTTTGTAAATAATAGTTATGTATCTAATAATACTAGTAAAAATAATATTAGATACGGATTACACTTTATGTTTTCTCATTATAATGAATATCATCACAATGAGTTTAGAGAAAATGGAGCTGGTGTTGCTGTTATGTTTTCTAAACATATAAAAATGTATTTTAATACATTTCACTACAATTGGGGAACAGCATCTTATGGCTTATTATTAAAAGAAATTAATGATGCAGAGATAAACGACAATATTTTTGAACAAAATACAATTGCAATAAATATTGATGGTTGTAACCGAATTAATTACAAAAACAACCATTTTATTCGTAATGGATGGGCGTTAAAATTTACAGGTGGTTGTTATGCTAATATTTTTGAATACAATAACTTTCAAAGTAATGCTTTCGATTTATCATACAATAGTCGATTAAATGATAACAAATTCGAGGCTAATTATTGGAGTGAATATTCTGGTTACGATTTAAATAAAGATGGTATTGGTGATGTAGCGCATAGACCTGTAAAACTATTTTCTTATGTGGTAAACAAAACACCAGAAACCTTAGTTTTATTAAGAAGTCTATTTGTAGATATTATTAACTTTTCAGAAAAAGTTTCTCCAATATTTACACCAGATAATTTACTAGATCAAAAACCTTTAATGAAAGCAATAAATTCCTTAGATTAA
- a CDS encoding nitrous oxide reductase accessory protein NosL, with amino-acid sequence MKKIISLLILMFFIFISCSVEPKVIKYGDDHCFHCDMTVVDKTHSAQYVTKKGKAYMFDAVECLTMKINQENNERDLAFILVADYITPGKLVDAKKATYLISKKIKSPMGANLSAFFDKKIADEYLEKHGGKLYTWNSLKQHFSK; translated from the coding sequence ATGAAAAAAATAATAAGTCTTTTAATATTAATGTTTTTCATATTTATTTCTTGTTCTGTAGAGCCTAAAGTTATTAAATATGGTGATGATCATTGTTTTCATTGTGATATGACTGTGGTAGATAAAACACATTCTGCACAATATGTTACTAAAAAAGGGAAAGCATATATGTTTGATGCTGTAGAGTGTTTAACTATGAAAATTAACCAAGAAAATAACGAACGAGACTTAGCATTTATATTAGTTGCAGATTACATAACTCCAGGGAAATTAGTGGATGCCAAAAAAGCAACTTATTTAATAAGTAAAAAAATAAAAAGTCCAATGGGAGCAAATTTATCAGCTTTTTTTGATAAAAAAATAGCAGATGAATATCTAGAAAAACATGGAGGGAAACTCTACACTTGGAATTCACTAAAGCAACATTTTTCTAAATGA
- the nosZ gene encoding Sec-dependent nitrous-oxide reductase produces MKTILKSIFSLTIAAAFLVSCGGPSKKSNKGAVSGNAAEKVYVAPGEHDSHYAFVSGGFSGQLAVYGLPSGRLFRVIPVFSQDPEKAYGYSEETKPMLQTSHGFVPWGDSHHPDISQTNGSVDGRWVFINENNTPRIARISLETFETEEIIEIPNSAGNHSSSFVTENSEYVVAGTRFAVPFPQRDMSISDMKGNFSGALSFLSIDPDHGNMEIKFQIKMPGFNYDLSHPGRGKSHGWFFFSTYNTEEANTLMEVNASQNDKDFIAAINWKKIEEYVNNGGGKKMPAKYAHNTWSDETHTATHVMQKEVLVVEPKDVPGAIYFLPTAKSPHGCDVDPTGEYIIGNGKLAAAMTVHSFTKMQKAIEDKAFDGEAYGIPIIKFDAVNYGTLDQPGLGPLHTEFDTRGNGYTTFFISSEVVKWNIKDLKVIDRHPVYYSVGHLMIPGGNSRTPDDKYMVAMNKITKDRYLPTGPEVCQSAQLFDISGEKMELLLDFPTIGEPHYAAGIAAEKIAPKSKKIYKLNENKHHYAVTNEGETNVVRKGNEVHIKMSMIRSHFSPDNIEGVKVGDKVFFHVTNLEQDYDVPHGISMIGANTSELLIMPGRTATFTWEPKQVGVWPFYCTDFCSALHQEMQGYIRVSPKSSDIKISYTLDGDVPGEDEEE; encoded by the coding sequence ATGAAAACAATTTTAAAATCAATTTTTTCATTAACTATTGCAGCTGCTTTTTTAGTAAGTTGTGGTGGGCCTTCGAAAAAAAGTAATAAAGGAGCTGTTTCTGGAAATGCAGCAGAAAAAGTATATGTTGCTCCAGGAGAACATGATTCACACTACGCTTTTGTATCTGGTGGATTTAGTGGACAATTAGCTGTTTATGGTTTACCTTCTGGTAGATTATTTAGAGTAATACCAGTTTTTTCACAAGATCCAGAAAAAGCGTATGGATATAGTGAAGAAACAAAACCAATGTTACAAACATCACATGGTTTTGTGCCTTGGGGAGATTCGCATCACCCAGATATTTCGCAAACTAATGGTAGTGTAGATGGTCGTTGGGTATTTATCAACGAAAATAATACACCTCGTATTGCTAGAATTAGTTTAGAAACTTTCGAAACGGAAGAAATTATTGAGATTCCTAATTCAGCAGGAAATCACAGCTCTTCTTTTGTTACTGAAAACTCTGAGTATGTTGTTGCAGGAACTCGTTTTGCGGTACCATTTCCACAGAGAGACATGTCTATTAGTGATATGAAAGGGAATTTTAGTGGAGCATTATCATTCTTAAGTATAGATCCAGATCATGGAAATATGGAAATTAAATTCCAAATTAAAATGCCTGGTTTCAATTATGATTTATCTCACCCTGGTCGTGGAAAATCTCATGGATGGTTTTTCTTCTCAACTTATAATACTGAGGAAGCAAATACTTTAATGGAAGTAAATGCATCTCAAAATGATAAAGATTTTATTGCAGCGATAAACTGGAAAAAAATTGAAGAATATGTGAATAATGGTGGTGGGAAAAAAATGCCAGCGAAATATGCACATAATACTTGGAGTGACGAAACACACACTGCAACACACGTAATGCAAAAAGAAGTTTTAGTTGTAGAACCTAAAGATGTTCCTGGTGCAATTTACTTTTTACCAACAGCAAAATCACCTCATGGTTGTGATGTAGATCCAACAGGAGAATACATTATTGGTAATGGTAAATTAGCAGCTGCAATGACAGTTCACTCATTTACTAAAATGCAAAAAGCAATTGAGGATAAAGCATTTGACGGAGAAGCATATGGAATTCCAATTATTAAATTTGATGCAGTAAACTATGGTACTTTAGATCAACCAGGTTTAGGTCCATTACATACAGAGTTTGATACAAGAGGAAATGGATATACTACATTCTTTATCTCTTCTGAAGTTGTAAAATGGAACATAAAAGACTTAAAAGTAATTGACAGACATCCTGTTTACTATTCTGTTGGTCACTTAATGATTCCTGGAGGAAACTCTAGAACACCAGATGATAAGTATATGGTTGCAATGAATAAAATTACTAAGGATAGATATTTACCTACAGGTCCTGAAGTATGTCAATCAGCACAATTATTTGATATTAGTGGAGAAAAAATGGAATTACTTCTAGATTTCCCTACTATTGGTGAGCCACATTATGCAGCAGGTATTGCAGCAGAAAAAATAGCTCCTAAATCTAAAAAGATTTACAAATTAAATGAAAACAAACACCATTATGCTGTAACAAATGAAGGTGAAACAAACGTTGTAAGAAAAGGAAACGAAGTACATATTAAAATGTCAATGATTCGTTCTCATTTTTCACCAGATAATATAGAAGGTGTAAAAGTTGGAGATAAAGTGTTTTTCCATGTTACAAACTTAGAGCAAGATTATGATGTACCTCATGGTATCTCAATGATTGGTGCAAATACATCTGAGCTTTTAATTATGCCAGGTAGAACAGCAACTTTTACTTGGGAACCTAAACAAGTAGGAGTATGGCCATTTTACTGTACAGATTTCTGTTCTGCATTACACCAAGAAATGCAAGGTTACATTAGAGTTTCTCCAAAAAGTTCTGATATTAAAATATCTTATACTTTAGATGGAGATGTTCCTGGAGAAGACGAAGAAGAATAA
- a CDS encoding c-type cytochrome, with protein MKLQNVLLIMLVALFINCGGKEKKGPSYSKAPVKKEVVKKVDTKKASLDNKGIGPIKTLKLEAINDALVTKGKAIYKTNCTACHKFSKKYIGPGLKGVTERRSPEWIMNLILNTEEMLAKDPVAKALIAEYNAPMANQQLSEEDARAILEYFRTKN; from the coding sequence ATGAAATTACAAAACGTATTATTAATAATGTTAGTTGCATTATTTATTAATTGTGGAGGGAAAGAAAAGAAAGGACCTTCATACAGTAAAGCACCAGTAAAAAAAGAGGTTGTTAAAAAAGTTGATACTAAAAAAGCATCTTTAGACAATAAAGGAATTGGACCTATAAAAACTTTAAAACTAGAAGCAATTAACGATGCATTAGTTACTAAAGGAAAAGCTATTTACAAAACAAATTGTACTGCTTGTCATAAATTTAGTAAAAAATACATTGGACCTGGTTTAAAAGGAGTTACTGAAAGACGTTCACCAGAATGGATTATGAACTTAATCTTAAATACGGAAGAAATGCTTGCAAAAGATCCTGTTGCAAAAGCTTTAATTGCAGAATACAATGCACCAATGGCTAATCAACAATTATCTGAAGAGGATGCAAGAGCAATTTTAGAATATTTTAGAACAAAAAATTAA
- a CDS encoding fasciclin domain-containing protein gives MRLLKTVCLIFIASLLLTSCQNKEKKEVKKESEVQKKEIISKGQSSVIDEDSDPNALQVAKSLDDFKTLVVAIKAAGVEDALVNAGPLTVFAPVNSAFDKLPEGTVATLLKPENKTNLGFILKNHVAPANYHLKQLKKEAKKGRKLYMASGKYLVVENKEGKIFVGGTEILKTVKVSNGWVHVIGDVLVPSDK, from the coding sequence ATGAGGCTTTTAAAAACGGTATGTTTAATTTTTATTGCAAGCTTGTTGCTTACAAGTTGTCAAAATAAAGAGAAAAAAGAAGTAAAAAAAGAAAGTGAAGTACAAAAAAAAGAAATAATTTCTAAAGGACAGTCTTCTGTTATAGATGAAGATTCTGATCCTAACGCATTACAAGTTGCAAAATCTTTAGATGATTTTAAAACATTAGTAGTTGCTATAAAAGCTGCAGGAGTAGAGGATGCTCTTGTAAATGCTGGTCCATTAACTGTTTTTGCTCCTGTAAATAGTGCTTTTGATAAACTTCCTGAAGGAACAGTTGCGACACTTTTAAAGCCAGAGAATAAGACAAATTTAGGTTTTATTTTAAAAAACCATGTTGCTCCAGCTAACTACCACTTAAAGCAATTAAAAAAAGAAGCTAAAAAAGGGCGTAAGTTATATATGGCATCAGGAAAGTACTTAGTTGTAGAGAACAAAGAGGGTAAAATATTTGTTGGAGGAACTGAAATATTGAAGACAGTAAAAGTTAGTAATGGTTGGGTACATGTAATTGGAGATGTATTGGTGCCAAGTGATAAATAA
- a CDS encoding RrF2 family transcriptional regulator yields MLSKASKYAITAVLHLANKASKENKLGSKQLAELLNIPAPFLAKTLQELTKKGIISSIKGPHGGFYLSKENEKKSLYNIIDCLDDIEKFNQCYLGQPDCSDDKPCVVHHLYKPFKKELIKKLEEKTILEMANEYANNDNSSEFYN; encoded by the coding sequence ATGTTATCGAAAGCAAGTAAATATGCAATTACAGCAGTATTGCATTTAGCAAATAAAGCTTCTAAAGAAAATAAACTAGGTTCAAAACAATTAGCAGAACTACTAAATATACCTGCCCCCTTTTTGGCAAAAACGTTACAAGAATTAACAAAAAAGGGCATAATATCTTCTATAAAAGGTCCACATGGTGGTTTTTACCTTTCTAAAGAAAATGAAAAAAAGTCACTATATAATATTATAGATTGTTTAGATGATATTGAAAAATTTAATCAATGTTATTTAGGGCAACCAGATTGTAGTGATGATAAACCATGTGTTGTTCATCATCTGTATAAACCTTTTAAGAAAGAATTGATAAAAAAACTAGAGGAAAAAACAATTTTAGAAATGGCTAATGAATATGCGAATAATGATAATTCGTCTGAATTTTATAATTAA